A genomic window from Streptomyces sp. WMMC940 includes:
- a CDS encoding NUDIX hydrolase, translating to MSNGQWYPPEWPDRIRALAAGEITVVVPRRAATVMLLKDTSEGAHVHMLRRRASMAFAGGAYVYPGGGVDERDARQVRWAGPSPAEWARRLGVEDEASAQAIVCAAVRETYEEAGVLLAGETGDSVVEDTTGDDWEADRAALVDRKLSFAEFLDRRGLVLRSDLLEAWARWITPEFEPRRFDTWFFVASLPHGQRTRNASTEADRTVWIRPADAAAGYDRGDLLMMPPTIATLRVLGRFATAAEALAAAAGQDLAPILAQARLEHGELVLSWPGHEEFTKHVPSSGRTGPADPADPTGGTR from the coding sequence ATGTCCAATGGTCAGTGGTACCCACCGGAATGGCCCGACCGGATCCGGGCGCTCGCCGCGGGCGAGATCACCGTCGTCGTCCCCCGGCGGGCGGCGACCGTGATGCTGCTCAAGGACACCTCCGAGGGTGCACACGTCCATATGCTGCGCCGCCGCGCATCCATGGCCTTCGCCGGGGGTGCGTACGTCTACCCCGGCGGCGGAGTGGACGAGCGCGATGCCCGGCAGGTGCGCTGGGCGGGTCCCTCGCCGGCCGAGTGGGCGCGGCGGCTCGGCGTCGAGGACGAGGCGTCCGCGCAGGCCATCGTCTGCGCGGCGGTCCGGGAGACCTATGAGGAGGCCGGGGTCCTGCTGGCGGGGGAGACCGGGGACTCCGTCGTCGAGGACACCACGGGCGACGACTGGGAGGCCGACCGGGCCGCGCTCGTCGACCGGAAGCTGTCCTTCGCCGAGTTCCTGGACCGCAGGGGCCTGGTGCTGCGGTCGGACCTGCTGGAGGCCTGGGCCCGCTGGATCACTCCGGAGTTCGAGCCGCGCCGCTTCGACACCTGGTTCTTCGTCGCCTCGCTGCCGCACGGACAGCGGACCAGGAACGCCTCGACCGAGGCGGACCGCACGGTGTGGATCCGGCCCGCGGACGCCGCCGCGGGATACGACAGGGGCGACCTGCTGATGATGCCGCCGACGATCGCCACACTGCGGGTCCTGGGGCGGTTCGCCACCGCCGCGGAGGCCCTCGCGGCGGCCGCCGGGCAGGACCTCGCGCCGATCCTGGCCCAGGCACGTCTGGAGCACGGGGAACTGGTGCTCAGCTGGCCCGGCCACGAGGAGTTCACCAAGCACGTCCCCTCCTCGGGTCGGACTGGTCCGGCCGATCCGGCCGATCCGACGGGAGGCACGCGATGA
- a CDS encoding RidA family protein, producing the protein MSGTVEAKLAELGLTLPAVVPPLAAYQPAVQSGPYVYTSGQLPMVEGKLPVTGKVGAEVTPEEARELAATCALNALAAVKSIAGDLDRIARVVKVVGFVASASDFTGQPGVVNGASELLGAALGDKGVHARSAVGVAVLPLDAPVEVEIQVELVQG; encoded by the coding sequence CTCGGGCTGACGCTGCCCGCCGTCGTCCCGCCGCTGGCGGCGTATCAGCCGGCCGTGCAGTCGGGCCCGTACGTCTACACCTCGGGGCAGCTCCCGATGGTGGAGGGCAAACTTCCGGTCACCGGCAAGGTCGGTGCGGAGGTCACCCCGGAGGAGGCCAGGGAGCTGGCCGCCACCTGTGCTCTGAACGCGCTGGCCGCCGTGAAGTCCATCGCCGGCGACCTGGACCGGATCGCCCGGGTCGTGAAGGTGGTCGGTTTCGTCGCCTCCGCCTCCGACTTCACCGGACAGCCCGGCGTGGTCAATGGGGCGAGTGAGCTGCTCGGAGCGGCCCTCGGTGACAAGGGCGTGCACGCGCGCAGCGCCGTGGGTGTCGCCGTACTGCCGCTGGACGCGCCCGTCGAGGTCGAGATCCAGGTGGAGCTGGTCCAGGGCTGA
- a CDS encoding MBL fold metallo-hydrolase produces MTNASALPGQPRGAVVSGSATSRTINVLAPNPSAMTLDGTNTWIVAEPDSDLAVVVDPGPLDDGHLRNVVAAAEEAGKRIALTLLTHGHPDHAEGAGRFAELTGTRVRALDPALRLGDEGLAAGDVIRTGGLELRVVPTPGHTADSLCFHLPADRAVLTGDTILGRGTTVVAHPDGRLGDYLDSLRRLRSLTVDDGVHTVLPGHGPVLEDAQGAVEFYLAHRANRLAQVETAVENGHRSAADVVAHVYADVDRSLWPAAELSVRAQLEYLQEHGLI; encoded by the coding sequence ATGACGAACGCATCGGCGCTGCCGGGTCAGCCGCGCGGCGCGGTGGTCTCGGGGAGCGCGACCTCCCGCACGATCAACGTCCTGGCGCCCAATCCGTCCGCGATGACCCTGGACGGGACCAACACCTGGATCGTCGCCGAGCCCGACTCCGATCTCGCCGTCGTCGTCGATCCGGGCCCGCTGGACGACGGGCACCTGCGGAACGTCGTCGCGGCGGCCGAGGAGGCCGGCAAGCGGATCGCCCTGACCCTGCTCACCCACGGACATCCGGACCACGCCGAGGGAGCCGGCCGGTTCGCCGAGCTGACCGGCACGAGGGTGCGCGCCCTCGACCCCGCGCTCCGGCTCGGCGACGAGGGACTGGCCGCGGGGGACGTGATCCGTACCGGCGGTCTCGAGCTGAGGGTCGTGCCGACCCCCGGGCACACGGCGGACTCGCTCTGCTTCCATCTCCCCGCCGACCGGGCCGTGCTGACGGGCGACACCATCCTCGGCCGGGGCACGACGGTCGTCGCGCATCCTGACGGCCGCCTCGGCGACTACCTGGACTCGCTGCGCCGGCTGAGGTCCCTGACCGTGGACGACGGTGTGCACACGGTGCTCCCGGGACACGGACCGGTGCTGGAGGACGCCCAGGGCGCGGTGGAGTTCTATCTCGCCCATCGGGCGAACCGGCTCGCGCAGGTCGAGACGGCCGTGGAGAACGGCCATCGCTCGGCGGCCGATGTGGTCGCACACGTGTACGCGGACGTCGACCGGTCGCTGTGGCCCGCGG